Proteins encoded together in one Osmerus eperlanus chromosome 20, fOsmEpe2.1, whole genome shotgun sequence window:
- the scin gene encoding adseverin, with the protein MGLHHKEFDKAGKSAGLQVWRIERIDMAPVPDHLHGNFYIGDAYVILRTVKQKDICFYDLHYWLGKECTQDESTAAAIFTVQLDDFLGGKPVQYRELQGVESTVFTSYFKGGITYKVGGVASGFQHVVTNDLTAQRLFHIKGRRVVRATEVPLDWSSFNKGDCFIIDLGAVIYQWCGSMCNKFERVKATQVAIGIRDNERNGRAKVVVMEEGSEPSELTKVLGEKPEIPEGDDSDDVVADMSNRKLAKLFMVSDESGSMQVSLVSEENPFLQSHLLSEECFILDHGKNNRIFVWKGRNANPNERKEAMKTAEGFIKQMGYPPNTQIQVLPEGGETPIFKQFFLGWKDRNQSEGFGKVYVTERIARIQQVKFDASKLHESQLMAAQYNMVDDGSGDTQIWRVESSGRVPVEPKTYGQFYGGDSYIILYTYKRGQVIYTWQGASSTQDELTASAFLTVELDRSLGGNAVQVRVSQGKEPAHLLSLFKAKPLIVYKSGTSRKGGQASAPLTRLFQVRRNLGTITRIFEVEVQTSSLNSNDAYLLKLPQGQGYVWVGKGASEEEERGAKFMSEELNCKTKRIMEGQEPAEFWTALGGKSDYQTSTQLESKDSPPPRLFACSNKTGRFIIEEVPGDFTQEDLAEDDVMLLDTWEQVFVWIGKDANEVEKTESVKCAKTYIETDPGGRDKRTSVVTVKQGHEPPTFSGWFLGWDFQCWDSDHTARSMSALQL; encoded by the exons ATGGGGCTCCACCACAAAGAGTTTGACAAGGCAGGCAAATCTGCTGGCCTCCAGGTATGGAGGATTGAGCGTATAGATATGGCGCCTGTACCAGATCATTTGCATGGGAATTTCTACATTGGGGATGCCTATGTGATTCTCCGTACAGTCAAGCAGAAGGACATCTGCTTCTATGATCTGCACTACTGGTTAG GGAAGGAATGTACTCAAGATGAGAGTACAGCGGCAGCCATCTTTACTGTCCAGCTGGATGACTTCCTGGGAGGAAAGCCCGTCCAGTACCGCGAGCTTCAGGGAGTGGAGTCAACGGTCTTCACTAGCTACTTCAAGGGGGGCATCACTTACAAA GTGGGAGGAGTGGCGTCAGGGTTCCAGCATGTGGTCACCAACGACCTTACTGCCCAGAGACTCTTCCACATCAAGGGCCGCCGTGTTGTCAGGGCGACCGAGGTCCCTCTCGATTGGTCCAGTTTCAACAAGGGGGACTGCTTCATCATTGACCTTGGCGCT GTGATCTACCAGTGGTGTGGATCTATGTGTAACAAGTTTGAGCGTGTGAAGGCGACCCAGGTGGCGATTGGCATCCGCGACAACGAGAGGAATGGACGGGCAAAAGtggtggtgatggaagaggggaGTGAGCCTTCTGAGCTCACTAAG GTTCTTGGAGAGAAGCCAGAGATACCTGAGGGAGACGACAGCGATGACGTGGTGGCGGACATGTCCAACAGGAAACTGGCCAAACTCTTCATG GTTTCCGATGAATCCGGGTCCATGCAGGTGTCCCTGGTGTCCGAGGAGAATCCCTTCCTCCAGAGCCACCTGCTGTCTGAAGAGTGCTTCATCCTGGACCACGGCAAAAACAACAGGATATTTGTATGGAAAG GGCGCAACGCCAACCCCAACGAGAGGAAGGAAGCCATGAAGACTGCTGAGGGATTCATCAAGCAGATGGGCTACCCGCCCAACACTCAG ATCCAGGTTCTTCCGGAAGGTGGTGAGACCCCCATCTTCAAGCAGTTCTTCCTAGGCTGGAAGGACAGGAACCAGAGCGAGGGCTTCGGTAAGGTCTATGTCACAGAGAGAATCGCGAGGATCCAGCAGGTGAAGTTTGATGCATCCAAACTTCACGAGTCCCAGCTCATGGCAGCCCAGTACAATATGGTGGATGACGgttcaggagacacacag ATCTGGAGAGTGGAGAGCAGTGGTCGAGTTCCCGTTGAACCAAAGACATACGGACAGTTCTACGGCGGGGACTCTTACATCATCTTATACACATATAAAAGAGGACAGGTCATTTACACTTG GCAGGGGGCGTCCAGCACTCAGGATGAGCTTACAGCCTCGGCCTTTTTGACTGTGGAGCTGGATCGCTCTCTGGGCGGAAACGCCGTCCAG GTACGGGTCTCCCAGGGTAAGGAGCCTGCCCATCTGCTGAGCCTGTTCAAAGCCAAGCCCCTCATCGTTTACAAGAGTGGTACGTCCAGGAAGGGGGGGCAGGCCTCCGCGCCCCTTACACGCCTCTTCCAGGTGCGCCGGAACCTGGGCACTATCACACGCATCTTTGAG GTTGAGGTCCAGACTAGCAGCTTGAATTCCAACGATGCCTACCTGCTGAAGCTGCCGCAGGGGCAGGGGTATGTGTGGGTGGGCAAGGGggccagcgaggaggaggagcggggggcaAAGTTCATGAGCGAGGAGTTGAACTGTAAAACCAAGCGCATCATGGAAGGACAGGAACCAG CTGAGTTTTGGACTGCATTGGGGGGAAAGTCGGATTACCAGACCTCCACCCAACTGGAGAGTAAGGACAGTCCCCCCCCTCGCCTGTTTGCCTGCTCCAACAAGACAGGCAGGTTTATT ATTGAAGAAGTTCCGGGAGACTTCACCCAGGAGGACCTGGCTGAGGATGATGTCATGCTGCTGGACACCTGGGAGCAG GTGTTTGTCTGGATAGGCAAGGATGCCAACGAGGTGGAGAAGACTGAATCAGTCAAATGTG CTAAGACATATATTGAGACAGACCCAGGGGGGCGGGACAAGCGGACCTCCGTGGTGACAGTCAAGCAGGGCCACGAGCCCCCCACCTTCTCAGGCTGGTTCCTGGGCTGGGACTTCCAGTGCTGGGACTCGGACCACACTGCCAGATCCATGAGCGCACTCCAGCTATAG
- the tmem106bb gene encoding transmembrane protein 106B, whose protein sequence is MGKSFSHLPKQTCHDECQDSLTNHQDYNGMGDDGKGGDVSQFPYVEFTGRDSVTCPTCQGTGRIPRGQENQLVALIPYSDQRLRPRRTKLYVTASVIVCLLLSSLAVFFLFPRSIDVSYVGVKSVFVSYDQDKRIVYLNITNTLNITNNNYYSVEVANIAAQVQFSKTVIGKARISNITAISPLDMKQMDYMVPTIMADEMSYMYEYCTMQSIKVHNIVVMMQVTITVTYFGHTEQVSQEMYQYVDCGGNTTSTHGQAKPSNVLLPSE, encoded by the exons ATGGGAAAGTCCTTCTCCCACCTGCCCAAGCAGACATGCCACGACGAGTGTCAGGACAGTCTGACAAACCACCAGGACTACAATGGCATGGGTGATGATGGAAAAGGTGGGGATGTGTCCCAGTTCCCCTACGTGGAATTTACTGGCCGTGACAGTGTCACATGCCCCACCTGCCAGGGCACAGGGAGAATCCCCAGAG GTCAAGAAAATCAGTTGGTGGCTTTGATTCCATACAGTGACCAGCGACTCAGACCCAGAAGAAC AAAGCTGTATGTGACAGCTTCAGTGATTGTGTGTCTGCTGCTGTCCAGCCTCGCCGTCTTTTTCCTCTTCCCACGCAGCATTGATGTGTCCTACGTGGGGGTGAAGTCAGTCTTCGTTAGCTATGACCAGGACAAGCGTATCGTCTATCTCAATATTACA AACACTTTAAACATCACCAATAACAATTACTACTCGGTGGAGGTGGCCAACATTGCAGCACAGGTGCAGTTCTCCAAAACGGTGATTGGGAAGGCACGCATCAGCAACATAACTGCCATCAGTCCCCTGGACATGAAGCAG ATGGACTATATGGTTCCTACCATCATGGCAGACGAGATGAGTTACATGTA TGAGTACTGCACCATGCAGTCCATCAAGGTGCACAACATTGTGGTCATGATGCA GGTAACGATCACAGTCACATACTTTGGGCACACCGAGCAGGTTTCCCAGGAGATGTACCAGTATGTGGACTGTGGAGGGAACACTACCTCTACACATGGGCAGGCCAAGCCATCCAACGTCCTGCTTCCCTCGGAAtaa
- the scamp3 gene encoding secretory carrier-associated membrane protein 3 isoform X1, which translates to MSKYTSFPEPSDDANPFQDPAVTQHSSNTEYATLDLYNPFDNKTGPPPPYEATSPSAQPVPAQTPPSRTTPTEPRNYGSYNSQQTAVKATTAELLRKQEELERKAKDLERRERELDSHALGPGATRQNNWPPLPSFCPVGPCFYQDIDLDISQNFQRTVTIMYYYWMFTACTLFFNLISCLAMFCVDPANGVGLGLSILWVLLSTPCSFVCWYRPVYKAFRTDSSFNFFAFFFVFFVQVVIYVIMTIGIPGWGFSGWIVSLAALKTSVPVGVIMMLSAVLFTAQTAMGVVMLKKIHSMYRQTGASFQKAQAEFATGVMSNQTVRQAAASATTGVAQGAFSGGR; encoded by the exons ATGTCAAAATATACAAGTTTTCCGGAGCCTAGTGACGACGCCAATCCATTTCAG GATCCTGCAGTGACCCAACACAGCAGCAATACAGAGTATGCCACACTGGATCTTTACAACCCATTCGACAATAAAACTGGg CCACCGCCACCGTATGAGGCCACATCTCCGTCCGCCCAGCCAGTTCCTGCTCAGACTCCACCGAGCAGGACCACGCCCACAGAACCCAGAAACTACGGCTCCTACAACTCCCAG CAGACGGCAGTGAAAGCCACCACAGCGGAGCTTCTACGGaagcaggaggagctggagaggaaggCCAAAGatctagagaggagagagagggagctggactCGCATGCCCTCGGCCCCGGAGCCA ccCGTCAAAATAACTGGCCTCCCCTGCCATCGTTCTGCCCTGTGGGACCATGCTTCTACCAGGACATCGATCTGGACATCAGCCAGAACTTTCAGCGCACTGTTACTATCATGTACTACTACTGGATGT tCACAGCCTGTACACTGTTTTTTAACTTAATCTCCTGCCtggctatgttttgtgtggACCCTGCAAATGGGGTCGGGCTGGGCCTGTCCATCCTCTGGGTCCTTCTTTCTACCCCCTGCTCTTTTGTCTGTTGGTACAGGCCTGTGTACAAAGCCTTTAG GACTGACAGCTCCTTCAacttttttgcatttttcttcgtATTCTTTGTGCAAGTTGTCATCTATGTCATCATGACCATTGGAATTCCCGGTTGGGGTTTCAG tGGGTGGATTGTGAGTCTGGCTGCTCTGAAGACAAGTGTGCCTGTTGGAGTGATCATGATGCTCAGTGCTGTCCTCTTCACTGCCCAGACCGCCATGGGAGTAGTCATGCTTAAGAAG ATCCACTCAATGTACAGGCAGACCGGTGCCAGCTTTCAGAAGGCTCAGGCTGAGTTTGCCACTGGAGTTATGTCCAACCAAACAGTGCGCCAGGCTGCTGCCAGTGCCACTACCGGTGTCGCCCAAGGGGCCTTCTCTGGCGGTCGGTAG
- the scamp3 gene encoding secretory carrier-associated membrane protein 3 isoform X2: MSKYTSFPEPSDDANPFQDPAVTQHSSNTEYATLDLYNPFDNKTGPPPPYEATSPSAQPVPAQTPPSRTTPTEPRNYGSYNSQTAVKATTAELLRKQEELERKAKDLERRERELDSHALGPGATRQNNWPPLPSFCPVGPCFYQDIDLDISQNFQRTVTIMYYYWMFTACTLFFNLISCLAMFCVDPANGVGLGLSILWVLLSTPCSFVCWYRPVYKAFRTDSSFNFFAFFFVFFVQVVIYVIMTIGIPGWGFSGWIVSLAALKTSVPVGVIMMLSAVLFTAQTAMGVVMLKKIHSMYRQTGASFQKAQAEFATGVMSNQTVRQAAASATTGVAQGAFSGGR; the protein is encoded by the exons ATGTCAAAATATACAAGTTTTCCGGAGCCTAGTGACGACGCCAATCCATTTCAG GATCCTGCAGTGACCCAACACAGCAGCAATACAGAGTATGCCACACTGGATCTTTACAACCCATTCGACAATAAAACTGGg CCACCGCCACCGTATGAGGCCACATCTCCGTCCGCCCAGCCAGTTCCTGCTCAGACTCCACCGAGCAGGACCACGCCCACAGAACCCAGAAACTACGGCTCCTACAACTCCCAG ACGGCAGTGAAAGCCACCACAGCGGAGCTTCTACGGaagcaggaggagctggagaggaaggCCAAAGatctagagaggagagagagggagctggactCGCATGCCCTCGGCCCCGGAGCCA ccCGTCAAAATAACTGGCCTCCCCTGCCATCGTTCTGCCCTGTGGGACCATGCTTCTACCAGGACATCGATCTGGACATCAGCCAGAACTTTCAGCGCACTGTTACTATCATGTACTACTACTGGATGT tCACAGCCTGTACACTGTTTTTTAACTTAATCTCCTGCCtggctatgttttgtgtggACCCTGCAAATGGGGTCGGGCTGGGCCTGTCCATCCTCTGGGTCCTTCTTTCTACCCCCTGCTCTTTTGTCTGTTGGTACAGGCCTGTGTACAAAGCCTTTAG GACTGACAGCTCCTTCAacttttttgcatttttcttcgtATTCTTTGTGCAAGTTGTCATCTATGTCATCATGACCATTGGAATTCCCGGTTGGGGTTTCAG tGGGTGGATTGTGAGTCTGGCTGCTCTGAAGACAAGTGTGCCTGTTGGAGTGATCATGATGCTCAGTGCTGTCCTCTTCACTGCCCAGACCGCCATGGGAGTAGTCATGCTTAAGAAG ATCCACTCAATGTACAGGCAGACCGGTGCCAGCTTTCAGAAGGCTCAGGCTGAGTTTGCCACTGGAGTTATGTCCAACCAAACAGTGCGCCAGGCTGCTGCCAGTGCCACTACCGGTGTCGCCCAAGGGGCCTTCTCTGGCGGTCGGTAG